The uncultured Fusobacterium sp. nucleotide sequence ACCAGAGTGGACAAAAGCAGTAATTGACAGACAAGAGGGAATGTTAGAGAGATCTAAAAATGAGGTTTCGATTTTTGCATGGTCACTAGGAAATGAATCTGACAAAGGGGATAACTTTGTAAAAGCTGCTGAATGGGTAAGAAAAAATGATCCAACTAGACTTATTCACTATGAGCCACAAAGAGAGGTTGGAGATATCTATACAAGAATGTATAGAACTATTGATGAAGCGAGAGCTTATGCAACAGATCCTAGAAATAAAGTTCCATATATTGAGTGTGAATATGCTCACGGAATGGGAAATAGTATAGGAAACTTACAAGATTATTGGGATCTATTTGAAAAATATGATATCTTCCACGGTGGATATATTTGGGACTGGGTAAACCAAGGAATCTTAACTAAAGATGAAAAAACTGGTAAGATGTTCTATGCTTATGGTGGAGATTGGGGAGATGAAGAGTTTACAGATCACAATTTCTGTGCTAATGGTTTAGTATCAACAGATAGAACTGCACAACCAGAGATAATGGAAGTTAAGAAAGTATATCAATATGTTAAATTCAAAGATGTAGATGTGAAAAATGGAGAGTTTAGCATAAAAAATAACTACATGTTTACTAACTTAGATGAATATGAAGCTGTATGGGAATTAAGAAGAGATGGAGATATTGTAGATTCAGGAGTATTTGTAACTGAATTAGCTCCAAACAAATCAAAAATTGTTAAACTTCCATTTGGAGATGTTGTAAGTAAAAATGGAGAAGAGTATTGGTTAAATGTTGCTTTCAGATTAAAAGAAGATACTAAATGGGCTAAGAAAGGGCATATAGTTGCTAAAGAACAATTTAGATTACCAGTTGAAAGCAAAGGAGAGGTTCTATTATTAAATGAGATGAAATCACTTTCTTATTTAGATAAAGGTGATAGATTAGTAGTTACAGGAGACAATTTTGAAGTAACTATTAATAAAGAGAAAGGAAGCTTAGATTCATTTAAAGTTAAAGGAAAAGAACTTATAGAAAAACCTATGATTCCTAACTATTGGAGAGCACCAAATGACAATGATAAAGGAAATGGAGCAGAGGAAAGATTAGCAACTTGGAAATTTGCAGGAAAAGAGGCAAAGGTTGTATCTACAGTTGTTACACCAATAGAGGACAAGGGTGTTAGAGTTGATGTAAAACTTGAGATACCAACTACAACTCCAGCTCAATTAGATTTACAATATGTAGTATTTGGTAATGGAGAGGTAAAAGTTACAAATACTCTATACACTTCAAAAGATTTACCAGAGATTCCAGAGTTTGGAATGATGATGGAGATGCCAGAAAAATATGATACAGTTACTTGGTATGGAAGAGGACCTGAAGAAAACTATGTGGATAGAAAAACTGGATACAATGTTGGTGTTTACAGTGCCAATGTAGATGATTTCTTCTTCCCATATATTGATCCATCTGAAACAGGAAATAGAGTTGATACTAGATGGGTAACTTTAACTGCTAAAAATGGTGTGGGACTTCTTGCAAGTGGTGTAGATAATACAATAGAATTTAATGCACTTCACTATACTCCAGAAGAATTATCATCAGGAAAAAGACATCCAGTAGAGTTAGTTCCAACTGAAAATGTTGTGCTTAGAATAAATGGAAAACAACAAGGAGTAGGTGGAGATGACAGCTGGGGAGCAGTTCCACATGATCAATATCAAATAAAATCTGGAAAAGCTCACACTTACTCATTTAAGCTAAAAGGAATAACTAAAGCTGATAATCCTATGGAAATAAGTAAGAGAAATATTGATAGCGATCTAATAAAAGATATCAAAGTTAATGGAGTATCTTTAAAAGATTTTGATAAAAATATAACAGATTATAAAGTTGAATTTTTAGCAGGAACAGAGAAACAAGCTCCAGTAGTTGAAGTTGAATATGGTAATAAAGAGGATGTAATAGTTAGCATAGAACAAGCTAATAGTGTAGAAAATGGAAAAGCAAAAGTTGTTGTAGCTCATAAAGAGAAAGCTTTAAATGAAGTTTTAAGAAAAGAGTATACAATTAATTTTGGAACTCACAATGTAGTTTATGCTTCTGATCTTCCATTTGAAAAGGCAACTTCAGGAATGTATAAAGTTGAAAGAGATATTACTGTTTCTGGAAGTGTTCCACATTTAAGATTAGAAGATGGTAGCAAAGTTCGTTTTGAAAAAGCTATCTGTGCAAATTCAGATTCTGAAGTTGTAATTAACTTAAAAGGAAAAGGATTCAAGAGATTCAAATCTTATGTTGGAATGGACAGAGAGGTAATAGGATATAGAACTAAAGCACAATTTAGAGTGCTATTAGATGGAAAAGAAGTATTTAACAGTGGTGAAATGGCAAGTTCTGCAAAAGCTAAAGAAGTTGATATCAATGTTGAGGGAGCTAAAAAACTTACTCTTATAATTGATCAATGTGATGGTAATAACAACTATGACCATGGAACTTGGGGAAATGCTAGATTTACTAAATAGTATATAAAAAACTGCACCTAAAATCTTAGGTGCAGTTTTTCTATTTATTTCTATTTCCTATATAATCAGCAAGCTTTAAAAGGATAGCACTTTTTTCCTCTCCAAATCTTTCAACAAGAATAGATTTAGCCTCTTCAATAGTATTTTTTAAAAGTTCTTTACTTTCATTTAATCCAATTAAAGCAGGGTAAGTTGATTTTTCTAACTCTTGATCACTACCAACAGGTTTACCTAAAGTTAGGAAATCACCCTCAATATCAAGGATATCATCTTTTATTTGGAAAGCTAATCCAATTAATTCAGAGAATTTTATTAGAGGTTCCTTTTCTTCAGGTGTAGCCTCTCCAATAATGCAACCTATTTCAACAGGAAGTTTAATTAGTTTTCCAGTTTTATTTGAATGGATATATTTTAAAGTTTCCATATCAATACGTTTTCCTTCACTTGCAATATCCATCATTTGCCCACCAATCATTCCATTTATTCCTGCATAGCTAGAAGTAAGTTTTACAATCTCAACTATTTGTTCAGGAGCTAAATGTGAATTTCTAGCAGTTAAGATATAGAAAGCATGAGTAAGAAGAGCATCTCCTATAAGGATACCTTCAGCCTCTCCAAATTTTTTATGAGTAGTAAGTTTTCCTCTTCTAAAATCATCATTGTCAAGAGCTGGAAGATCATCATGAACAAGTGAGTATGAGTGTATCATCTCAATTCCAACACCAGAGGCGATCCCTTTAGTTTTATCTTTTCCTAATATATCAAGAGTCATAAAAAGAAGAATAGGTCTAAGTCTTTTTCCTCCATTCAGTATTGCATATTTCATACCTTCAGCAATAACTTCTGGATAAGTAAGTTCAGCAAGATAAGAATCAATACTACTTTCTATCAATTTTTTATGCTCATCTAAATAATTTTTAAAAAACATAATTAAACCTCCTCTGTTAAAATTTCCCCATTTTCTTCTTTAACTTTTAAAATTTTTCCCTCTGCTTTATTTAAAAGATCAGAAGATTTTTTTAAAAGTTTCATAGCATTTTCATATTCTTTAATAGAGTCAGTTAAACTAAGCTCTCCACTTTCTAATCTTTCAATTATCTCATCTATCTCTAAAAGATTATCTTCAAAACTTCCAGTTTTTTTACTCAATAGAATCACCTCAAATACTATGTTTTATCTAGTGTAAAATGTTATACACTTTTTACCATATTTTCTTTCATCAGCTTTTTTGAAAGATCCAATCACATCTTCCATCTCTTCAAAAAGATGGTGCTCACTTATAATAAGTCCACCTTCAGCAAGGATACCATTTTTTTCAATAGCTCTGATAACTTTAGTACAAACTTCATCTTTATAAGGGGGGTCCATAAATATTATATCAAATTTCTCCCCTTTTCTCCCTAAAATTTCAATAGCTCTAATAACATCATTTTTATATGCTCTACATCTATCTTGAAAACCTAGATTATTAACATTTTCTATAATATATTTTAAAGCTTCACTATCTTTCTCAATCATAACAGCTCTTTTAGCTCCACGGCTTAAAGCCTCTAGTGATATACTACCACTTCCACTAAATAGATCAAGAAAAACAGAGTCAGGAACATATGGAGCTATAATTGAGAATAGAGATTCTTTCATGCTCCCTAAAGTTGGTCTTGTATCAGTTCCTTTTCTACTTTTTATTGTTTTATTTTTAGCTTCTCCTGCAATTATTTTCATCTATAATATCAACTCCTAATAGATAAACATAGCATCTCCAAAACTAAAGAAATGATATTTTTCCTCTACAGCTGTCTTATAGACATCCAGCATAAACTCTCTTGAAGAGAATGCAGATACAAGCATAAGTAGAGTAGATTTTGGTAAATGGAAGTTTGTAATAAGAGCATCTATCACTTTAAATTTATACCCTGGGTAGATAAATATATCAGTACTTCCCTTTGTAGCTTTAACTAATCCATTTTCATCAACAGCAGATTCTAAAGCTCTAGTACTTGTTGTCCCAACAGATATTATTCTCTTTCCATTTCTTTTTCCCTCATTGATTATATCAGCAGCTTCTTGAGGAATTTCATAAGTTTCTTCATGCATTTTGTGATCTAATACATCTTCAGTTTGTACAGGTCTAAAAGTTCCTAACCCTACCTCTAAAAATATATCTACTATCTTTATCCCTTTTTTTTCTATTTTTTCTAATAATTCTTTTGTAAA carries:
- a CDS encoding glycoside hydrolase family 2 TIM barrel-domain containing protein, with protein sequence MKKVTKLLPFFLLSCIAVANELDGSNHATGNRSNETAVASLDNPFWTGNPETFADKRERMHSTMMSFNTIEEALKNPNYSDYKNSKNFLSLNGEWKFKLVDHPDKDIKDFYKEDFDDSKWKKIPVPSSWQLHGYDQPRYNDTAYPWEYQKTAINHPDTPKDYNPIGYYKREMELPKDWDGREVFISFQGVESAYYLYVNGQYAGYSEDSFVGHDFNITPYLKAGKNEISVKVHRWSDGSWLESQDMIKLSGIFRDVFVYSTPKVHLRDYTVVTDLDKDYKDSKLNIEVDVTKYEDVAGNYKVNAILYDENNDIIVNEKQTINMTDIKDGVVNFSTDVKNPKKWSSETPNLYTLVIALEDESGKVIETISNKIGFKKIEVKDGRILLNGEKFMMKGVNRHEFDPVNARTLSEETMIKDIELMKQHNINTVRSSHYPNDPRWYDLCNEYGLLVLDEANLETHGRLDEIPQSRPEWTKAVIDRQEGMLERSKNEVSIFAWSLGNESDKGDNFVKAAEWVRKNDPTRLIHYEPQREVGDIYTRMYRTIDEARAYATDPRNKVPYIECEYAHGMGNSIGNLQDYWDLFEKYDIFHGGYIWDWVNQGILTKDEKTGKMFYAYGGDWGDEEFTDHNFCANGLVSTDRTAQPEIMEVKKVYQYVKFKDVDVKNGEFSIKNNYMFTNLDEYEAVWELRRDGDIVDSGVFVTELAPNKSKIVKLPFGDVVSKNGEEYWLNVAFRLKEDTKWAKKGHIVAKEQFRLPVESKGEVLLLNEMKSLSYLDKGDRLVVTGDNFEVTINKEKGSLDSFKVKGKELIEKPMIPNYWRAPNDNDKGNGAEERLATWKFAGKEAKVVSTVVTPIEDKGVRVDVKLEIPTTTPAQLDLQYVVFGNGEVKVTNTLYTSKDLPEIPEFGMMMEMPEKYDTVTWYGRGPEENYVDRKTGYNVGVYSANVDDFFFPYIDPSETGNRVDTRWVTLTAKNGVGLLASGVDNTIEFNALHYTPEELSSGKRHPVELVPTENVVLRINGKQQGVGGDDSWGAVPHDQYQIKSGKAHTYSFKLKGITKADNPMEISKRNIDSDLIKDIKVNGVSLKDFDKNITDYKVEFLAGTEKQAPVVEVEYGNKEDVIVSIEQANSVENGKAKVVVAHKEKALNEVLRKEYTINFGTHNVVYASDLPFEKATSGMYKVERDITVSGSVPHLRLEDGSKVRFEKAICANSDSEVVINLKGKGFKRFKSYVGMDREVIGYRTKAQFRVLLDGKEVFNSGEMASSAKAKEVDINVEGAKKLTLIIDQCDGNNNYDHGTWGNARFTK
- a CDS encoding polyprenyl synthetase family protein; its protein translation is MFFKNYLDEHKKLIESSIDSYLAELTYPEVIAEGMKYAILNGGKRLRPILLFMTLDILGKDKTKGIASGVGIEMIHSYSLVHDDLPALDNDDFRRGKLTTHKKFGEAEGILIGDALLTHAFYILTARNSHLAPEQIVEIVKLTSSYAGINGMIGGQMMDIASEGKRIDMETLKYIHSNKTGKLIKLPVEIGCIIGEATPEEKEPLIKFSELIGLAFQIKDDILDIEGDFLTLGKPVGSDQELEKSTYPALIGLNESKELLKNTIEEAKSILVERFGEEKSAILLKLADYIGNRNK
- the xseB gene encoding exodeoxyribonuclease VII small subunit; translation: MSKKTGSFEDNLLEIDEIIERLESGELSLTDSIKEYENAMKLLKKSSDLLNKAEGKILKVKEENGEILTEEV
- the rsmD gene encoding 16S rRNA (guanine(966)-N(2))-methyltransferase RsmD yields the protein MKIIAGEAKNKTIKSRKGTDTRPTLGSMKESLFSIIAPYVPDSVFLDLFSGSGSISLEALSRGAKRAVMIEKDSEALKYIIENVNNLGFQDRCRAYKNDVIRAIEILGRKGEKFDIIFMDPPYKDEVCTKVIRAIEKNGILAEGGLIISEHHLFEEMEDVIGSFKKADERKYGKKCITFYTR